A stretch of Gallus gallus isolate bGalGal1 chromosome 2, bGalGal1.mat.broiler.GRCg7b, whole genome shotgun sequence DNA encodes these proteins:
- the CMTM6 gene encoding CKLF-like MARVEL transmembrane domain-containing protein 6, translating to MENGGVYNETTEPQAKLPLRRRCGCTLRHLRGWRLAHKALQPVLSFLAVIFEEIVEDCINCHGLYFFEFVSCSAFLLSLLTLCVYCTIAYETFGKDKVNKVNFWTMLIIGAFFLIASIVLAATSSGSAFEKAACVFGFFASGAFLAEFIWDLWCSRKQSTEERSENPGHTQGATEDQPLNKPS from the exons ATGGAGAACGGCGGCGTCTACAACGAGACCACCGAGCCGCAGGCCAAGCTGCCCCTCCGCCGCCGCTGCGGCTGCACTCTGCGGCACCTGCGGGGCTGGCGGCTGGCGCACAAAGCCCTGCAGCCG GTCCTCTCTTTTCTGgctgttatttttgaagaaattgTGGAGGATTGTATCAACTGTCATGGGCTGTACTTCTTCGAATTTGTaagctgcagtgcttttcttctgagcCTCCTGACCCTGTGTGTGTATTGCACCATTGCATATGAAACATTTGGGAAAGATAAAGTAAACAAAGTG aATTTTTGGACCATGTTAATTATAGGTGCCTTCTTTCTGATAGCTTCAATAGTGCTTGCTGCAACCAGCTCTGGGTCTGCTTTTGAAAAAGCTGCGTGT GTGTTTGGATTTTTTGCAAGTGGGGCATTTTTAGCTGAATTTATATGGGACCTTTGGTGCAGTCGGaaacaaagcactgaagaaCGCTCTGAAAATCCAGGCCACACTCAAGGTGCCACAGAAGATCAGCCACTGAATAAGCCGAGCTAA